The genome window GTTGAAGCTTATTTGCGCTTAGGCAATTCCCTGGAAATTCAGGGCAATCTGGGCGAAGCGATCCGAGCGTACAATCGAGCCCTGCAACTCAATCCGAAGCTAGGCGAAGCTCACATAAAGCTAGGCAATGTTCTAGAAGAGCAGGGCAACCTGGCGGATGCAGTTAAGGCTTACAAGAGAGCCATTAAGTGCAAACCCAATGATGTGATTGCCCTGACTGTTTTAGGTCACGCACTGCGCAAGCAAGGCAACTTGACTGCTGCGGTGGAAGCCTATAAACGAGCGACCAAAATCGATGCCAAGCAGGTTGATGCCTTTGTGGGTATGGGAACCGCACTCATCGAACTGGGTAGCATGGCCAAGGCAGTGAAAGCCTTTAAAGCAGCAGTTCAGCTCAACCCCAACGATGCCGAATCCTATCTGAATCTGGGCGTTGCCTTAGAAGATCAGGGTGAATTAGTTGAGGCGATTGCGGTGTACGAACGGGCGATTCAACTCGACCCCAACAACATCGATGCTTACAACAATTTAGGCATTGCTTTAGAGACTCAGGGCAACTTTTCTAGAGCAATTACCACCTTTAATAAGGCGCTCCAACTCAGCCCAGATGATGCTGAGGTGTACTACAACCTGGCATTAGCATTCTATAACCAGGGCAATCTGACTCAGGCGATTGCCACCCTCAACAAAGTGGTTCAACTGAACCCGTTGGATGCAGAAGCTTATGCTCAGTTGGGCGTGGCTCTGAACAAGCAGGGCAATCCGACTGAGGCCACGGCTGCGCTTAACCGAGCGGTTCATATTAAGCCGGATAGCGCGGAGATCTACTGGAAGCTCGGCACGGTCTTGAACCAGCAGGGCCAAAAGCCTGAAGCCTTGGCTGCTCTTAAGAAGGCCAGAGAACTTTACCGCGCCGAGGGTGAACTAGACACAGTCGATGAACTCGACCAGCTGATGCAACGGCTGCCGGCTAGTTGGGGCTGAGCCAAACGGTCTGAGCCGGGAAAACTGTCTTGCCCAGGAAAACTGTCCTAGCCAGGAAAGCGGCGTTCGCGAACATCATCGCTAAAGCGCTTAACGGCGTCGGTCATGGTTTCGCGCAGGTTGGCGTAAGCCCTGGCGAAGGGGGGACGCCACTCCGATAGGCCCAGCAGGTCGTGGGTGACTAATACCTGGCCATCGCAGTGAGGACCGGCACCGATGCCGATGGTGGGAATGGCGAGGGTCCGCGAGATCTGCTGGGCCAGTTCTGGGGGCATGTGTTCCAGGACAATAGAAAAGGCACCAGCTTCCTCTAGGGCTTTGGCTTCATTGAGCAGGCGCGATTGCGACTCGGCATCGGTGCCCTGTTTGCGATAGCCGCCGACCTGATTTACGGACTGAGGTGTAAGCCCGATGTGGCCCATGACCGGGACGCCCATTTGCACCAAGTAGCGAACGGTTTGCACGATCTCGGTGTGTCCGCCTTCTAGCTTGACGGCTTGTGCTTCGGCTTCTTTGAGAGCACGTCCGGCGGAGTGCATGGCCTGTTGGGGGCTTTCCTGGTAACTGAGGAAGGGGAGATCGACGACCAGGAAGGCTTGAGTTACGGCCCGACGTACGGCTTTGGCATGGTGGAGGATCTCATCCAAGGTGATCGGCAGGGTTGAGGTGTAGCCGAGGGCGACCATTGCCAGACTGTCGCCAACCAGCAGCAAATCGACGCCACACTGGTCGAGCACTTGAGCAGAGGAGAACTCCCAAGCGGTGAGGGCAACGATCGGTTTCCCTTGCTGCTTGCAGCGCTCGAAATGGTGGATGTTGATAGGCATAGCGAGCTCCTACTGCACTCCTTTCATCCTCCCACGGGTCTGTGGTCCTGGAATGTTCTCAATGGTTCTAGCTGAGGGGGCTAGGGCTGAGGGCGGGTCTGGTATGGCCTCTGGCTAGGGATTGCGCAGGGCGTCTCGGACTAGTCGTTCGCGTAGGTCATAGAGAGGGATGGGCAGGGAGTTGGTGACCGGGGGTTGGCTGCGCCGGACGTATTCGCTGGCGGCCAGGATGTCGAGCAGATGGGTGGCTTCAGGTTCGCGCAGGCCGGTTCTGAGGATGAGCAGGGACAGGGGGGCGTGGGCTTTGAGGCTGCGGGCATCGGTGTAGTTGGCGATCACCAGCAGGAGCAGTTTGGTTTGGGACGAGAGATTTAGCTCACGGGTGATGTGGTCCCAGAGCTGGACACGGATGCGGGAAGACATGGGTTTGTTTTGGATAGTGGTTTGATGGGGCTTGGGGCAGGTTGCGCAGTTATGCGCCCTTACGGTGTGGGTTGAGTCTCTTGGCGCAGTTGCCAATGGCACAGCTGCCAATGGCAACTGCGCCAGAGGTGTCGCCAGTGGTTGAGGATAGGTTCGGGATAGATGAAGCGTTGGAGTTCCGCTTTGAGGACTTGGGCGAACCAGGGCAAGACGCGTAGGTCGGCGCAGGCTTGGATGGTTTGGCTGATGCGCTCGCTCTATTGGGCGAAGGCGCGATAGCTGATGGATTGGCCACCGCGATCTTTGCGGTGGATGAAGAGTTAGTGGGGCCAGTGTTCGATGCGGCAGATCTGGTATTCGGGAATGTTTAGAAAGCGGACAATTTGCGCAAGCGAAATGTTGAGCTGCGGCTGAAGAACATGCGTCAGGTGCATGGCGAACTCTGCTAAAAGATGGCAAGTTTTTTTGAAGAGGGCAGCTTAGAAAACCGCCCCCGACTCTTTAGAATCCGCGCCTTTTCAGCTGCCCGAGCCATCAGAGATGGAGAGGCGTTGCAGTGTAAACTACCGTGAGCCTCTGGGCTGGTTCGTTCAGCTTAGGGGTTAGCCGCCTGGGAGTTGTCCAGTAGCTCCCAAGCGGTGCTTCATCGACCGAGCTGATTCAAGACATTGCACCTACTTAAAGTTTTGCGCAAGCGGTTTTCGTTGGTTTGGTAACTAGGGTTGCTTAGGGTCTGTTGAATCGAGCTTGAATCTGGAAATCTACGCTGCGGTTTCAAATAACTTCTGCCCCTGTTCCACTGCTTCTAAAAGGCTTTCGTTCTGGGTTGTTTGGTAGAGGTGGGTGAGCTTTTGAAGCGTAATTCTTACCCTGTATTCGTTATCAAATACAGCAAAGAGTGCCAATGCCTTCAGCAAATACAATTCGATCTGCCCGGTAGGGGTGCGGTCTTTGCACCCGAGAAACCTCAACTGCCCGCCATTGTTGATGTGACCCTCACTCAGGGCACGGAGACCGTGCCCCTACAGCCCGATTTGTCTGGTAGGGGTGCGATCTCCGCACCCGAGAAGCCTCAACTGCTCGTCATTAAGCCTAAATTCCTCATTAATGAGCCTCCGAGCTTCATTCAGGAACCTTAGAACCTCAGTAAAGAGCCTCCGAGCTTCATTCACGAACCTTAAAACCTTATTAATGAACCTCTGAGCTTCATTCACGAGGATCAGAACCTCATTAAAGAGACTTGAAGCTTCATTAATGAGCCTCAGAACCTCTCTAGTGAACCTCAAAGCCTCATTCACGAGGATCAAAGCCTCATTAATGAGTGTCAGGACCTCATTTACAAGGGTTGAAGCCTCTCGCACGAGGATCCCCGGTGATTTCAATCGCCCGGCTCATCTCATCAACCTGTCACTAGAACCACCCTGGTAGACTATGAAGCGGCCAAAGGCCACCCAACCCTAACCCCGCAACATGGCACAGGTATGGCAGACCTCAACCGCCAAGATCTGGTTCGTAACATGGTTGATCAGGTTGATGGGCTGAGCCACTCCCTTGCCTCAGCTAGCCTCGATGCCCTGATCACCACTCTGACAGATGCCCTCAGCCAGCACAAAAGCGTAACCTTAAGCGGCTTTGGCACTTTTAGGGTGCGCTACCGACGGCCCCGTTCCGGCATTCATCCTCGGACCCGTGAGCCCCTGACCATTCCAGGTGCTTACGTCCCTGCGTTTGTCCCCGGACCCACGCTCTGTCAACGACTCCAATCCTCCAATCCTCAACCCCTGCCTTCTGATCCCCTATGAGCCTGATACTGACCTTTTTGGGAAAAGGCGGCGTTGGCCGCACCACCATCGCGATTGCTGCTGCTAAAGCGCTCAGTGCGCAGGGCAAACGCGTACTACTGGCCCATCAACAAGCCGGTCCAGGGCTCAGCTTGCTTTTAGGGCAGCCAGTCAGCGCTCAAATCCAAGAAATCAGCCCCAACTTCAAAGCGATCCAGCTCCAGGGCACCGTCCTGTTAGAGCAGAGCTGGGAAGAAGTCAAAAAACTCGAAGCCCAGTACCTGCGCACGCCTTTCTTCAAAGAAGTCTACGGGCAGGAACTGGGCATCCTGCCTGGCATGGACAGCGCCCTGGCGCTCAATGCTCTGCGCGAATACGACGCCACCGGCCAGTACGATGTCATTCTCTATGACGGCCCTGGTGACAACGTCAGCCTGCGCATGCTGGGAACTCCAGAGATTCTGAGCTGGTATATCCGTCGCTTCCGCAAGCTATTCACCGACTCCGACTTTGGCCGCAACCTGATGCCGGTGATCCAACTCGCCAGCACCACCGTGCTCAACGTCAACTGGCCCGGCGACGGCATCGACAAGCAGACCAACCAAGTCAACAACATGCTGGAGAACGGACGACAGGCCGTTTCAGACCCCAGTCGCATGGCCGCTTACTTGGTCACCAGCACCGACGCCGCCAGCATCGCCACCGCCCAGTACCTCTGGGGCAGCGCTCAACAAATCGGCCTAACCGTGGGTGGTACCCTACTCAATCGATCTGAGGACAGCGGCAGCCTGGGCGATGCCTTCAATCCGCTCACGGCTTACGCCCTGCCCAACATCGAACCCGGCAACTGGCAACCCCTGGTTGATGCCCTGCCCGACCTGACCCAAACCGCCAGTGCCCCCAAGCCGGTCACAATCAACCTGG of Leptolyngbya sp. FACHB-261 contains these proteins:
- a CDS encoding tetratricopeptide repeat protein; amino-acid sequence: MTNRGKLTEAIATYKKVAQSNPNSVEAYLRLGNSLEIQGNLGEAIRAYNRALQLNPKLGEAHIKLGNVLEEQGNLADAVKAYKRAIKCKPNDVIALTVLGHALRKQGNLTAAVEAYKRATKIDAKQVDAFVGMGTALIELGSMAKAVKAFKAAVQLNPNDAESYLNLGVALEDQGELVEAIAVYERAIQLDPNNIDAYNNLGIALETQGNFSRAITTFNKALQLSPDDAEVYYNLALAFYNQGNLTQAIATLNKVVQLNPLDAEAYAQLGVALNKQGNPTEATAALNRAVHIKPDSAEIYWKLGTVLNQQGQKPEALAALKKARELYRAEGELDTVDELDQLMQRLPASWG
- the panB gene encoding 3-methyl-2-oxobutanoate hydroxymethyltransferase, which gives rise to MPINIHHFERCKQQGKPIVALTAWEFSSAQVLDQCGVDLLLVGDSLAMVALGYTSTLPITLDEILHHAKAVRRAVTQAFLVVDLPFLSYQESPQQAMHSAGRALKEAEAQAVKLEGGHTEIVQTVRYLVQMGVPVMGHIGLTPQSVNQVGGYRKQGTDAESQSRLLNEAKALEEAGAFSIVLEHMPPELAQQISRTLAIPTIGIGAGPHCDGQVLVTHDLLGLSEWRPPFARAYANLRETMTDAVKRFSDDVRERRFPG
- a CDS encoding HU family DNA-binding protein; the protein is MADLNRQDLVRNMVDQVDGLSHSLASASLDALITTLTDALSQHKSVTLSGFGTFRVRYRRPRSGIHPRTREPLTIPGAYVPAFVPGPTLCQRLQSSNPQPLPSDPL
- a CDS encoding ArsA family ATPase, which translates into the protein MSLILTFLGKGGVGRTTIAIAAAKALSAQGKRVLLAHQQAGPGLSLLLGQPVSAQIQEISPNFKAIQLQGTVLLEQSWEEVKKLEAQYLRTPFFKEVYGQELGILPGMDSALALNALREYDATGQYDVILYDGPGDNVSLRMLGTPEILSWYIRRFRKLFTDSDFGRNLMPVIQLASTTVLNVNWPGDGIDKQTNQVNNMLENGRQAVSDPSRMAAYLVTSTDAASIATAQYLWGSAQQIGLTVGGTLLNRSEDSGSLGDAFNPLTAYALPNIEPGNWQPLVDALPDLTQTASAPKPVTINLAQKTVSLFLPGFDKKQVKLTQSGPEVTIDAGDQRRNLFLPPELSGRKATGAKFHEGHLIVSFG